The genomic window GTGGTGACTAGCTTCATCACCAACGGCGGACAATCTGCCTGGTTCGTCGGAGCGCTCCTGCTCTGCATCTACGCGATCTTCGCGATGACGCTCTACATGGTCCCACCCGGCTCGCACGGCCCGGTCTAGGCTATGGCCGCTTCCACCCATCATTGCGAGGAGTCCTTGCAACGAAGCAATGAAGACCATCTCCGCGGAAACAGCGTGGCAACGGAGTGTAGGACGCCGTCATCGCCCCCTGGCGAGCGGAATTGGAGCACACCGTAAATCCGGCGCGCCTACGTGTGTGTGAAGCACTTCACACGCTCCGGGAGTTTTCGTGCCCCGCTGGCGTGGTGACATCCGGTGCAAAATGCAGCTATCTGTCTGCAATGGATCACTTCAGCACCGACAGACTGACCGCCGAGAGGTTGAACGAAGATCACCTCGCCGACCTCGTCGCGCTGCATCTCGATGCCGAGGTGTCCCGCTATCTCGGCGGGGTGCGGGCGCCCGAGGTCACGAAGACCTATCTCGTCACCAACATGGCGCATTGGGACGAGCATGGCTTCGGGCTGTGGACGCTGCGATCGAAAGACGGGGCATTCGCCGGGCGGGCGGGAATCCGGCACATCCTCGTCGACGACGTCGACGAGATCGAGATTGCCTACGCGTTCAAGCGGGAATTCTGGGGCCAGGGATTTGCGAGCGAGATCGCGAGCGCGTTGACGGACATCGGGCTGTCACAGCTCGCACTGTCATCCCTCATCGGCGTCGTCTATGTCGGGAATGGCGCATCGCGCCGCGTGTTGGAGAAGTCGCACTATCTGCTGGAGCGGAACACGAACCGTCACGGCGAGGACGTCGTGATCTACCGCATCCGGCGGTGAGCAGGGACAACCACCGTCATTGCGAGCCAACGGGTCCGCGCGCAGCGCAGCCCGATGACGGGCTCCGCGAAGCAATCGAGACTGCCTGCTGCGGAAAGATTCTGGATTGCTTCGCTGCGCTCGCAATGACGGCGTGGAAGCAGCCGCTACCGACGCGACGGTCGAGCCTTACCTGAAATAGCCCAGCACGAGATCGACATCCGCGCTGCGTGCCACCGTGCCGTTCAGCTCAGCGTCGATGACGCGGCGGCAGGCTTCGATCGCGGCGTGGTCGCCGAGGTCGTTGGCGGCTTCCAGCACGAGCCAGGCGACGTCGACCGACGCCTTGTCCGGCGCACCGCCGCCGAGATCGGCGGCCGGCGACTTGTTGATCTTCTTGCGAACCGCGGTGCCGAATTGAGGCAACATTGCAGATACTCCCTTATCCTCAGTGTACCTGTCAGTGAACTTGGAGCTCGGGCTGACGGCCCGCATCGGCACCCGCGCTGTTCTTGCGCGACTGGTAGAACTTCAAGATGCTGCGCGAGGTCTCGATCTTGAGGCGGCCGTACTCACGCTCATTGTCCTGGAGCTCGCGCGCCGTGATCAGATGATCCTTGGCACCGAGGAACAGCAGCGACATGGTCGTGTCCCAGGAGAAATCGAGCGCCTTGCACAGCACCAGGATCATCTCGCGGTTGCGGTCCATCAGCGCGCGCTCGATCACGTCCACCGGCAGCGCCGACAGCAGCGACAGGCCGATCTGCACCTCGTCGAAGCGGTGCTGGCGCGCATAGTTCGAGATCGAATCCTGGTTGAGGTTGCCCTGGCGGTACTGCGTCGTCACCACGCGCTTGGCGACGAAATAGCTGCGTGAGGACGGACCGAACTTGGACTGAAGGTCGCCGGTGACCTCGGTCACCGAGCTCTGGATCTGCGCCATCATCTCGGGCCGCTCGGTCTCGAGGCGGCGGCGGACGTCTTCCGACGCCTTTGCGATCAGCTGCTGGAAGATGTGGCGCGGCACGTCCTTGCGCAGGCCGAGCTGCTCGGCGAGGATCGAGTCGCCCTCGGCGCGGCGCACCATGTGCAACAGGCCCGAGCCGGAGAAGCGCGCGCCCTCGTTTTTCGCAACCGACGTCACGACCTCCTGGTTGCCGCGCTTGACCAGCACGTCGGTCACGGCCTCGCCGATCGACTGGCGCTGGGCGATCGCGAGCAGATGCGCCTGGCCTTTGGTCATGGCGCTCTCGACCAGCATCTTCTCGTCGATACGCGTGGAGTCGCGCAGAACGGGGCCGGCGACCTCGATCTCGTCGTCGAGCGCGAGCTTTGCGATGACGTTGAACGGGGCGTGGTCGCACGCCGACATCACTTCCGAGAGCTGCACCCGCGCAGCAACCTCGATTTCGTCGGCGAGCCGCCCGATGACCTCGCCGAACGTGCTGATCTCGTCATCGCTGTAGCGGCCGGTGATCAGGATGTCGGTCGCATGCCACAACGCCTTCGCCCGGCTTTCGTCGGTGCCGCGCGCGATCGCGTCGTCCAGATCCTGTAGAAGCGTCTTCGCCCCGTTCATCTCGATAACCCCAGTTCTTGGTAGCGCTTCGGGAGCTGTCCCGCCGCTCGTGGCAGGACACCGAATTCCTCAGGAACCGACGCTAGAGATCAAACGCGAGAATTCAGTAAAATCGGCAAATCAGTTTTGCCGACCAAAATTCATTCAAATGCGAGGGAATGGGTTAACCGGCAGGCAACAAAGCAGATGCGCTCCCTATCCCGCTTGCGGGAGAGGCTGGGGAGAGGGTGCTTCCCCACCGGGATAT from Bradyrhizobium zhanjiangense includes these protein-coding regions:
- a CDS encoding GNAT family N-acetyltransferase, with amino-acid sequence MDHFSTDRLTAERLNEDHLADLVALHLDAEVSRYLGGVRAPEVTKTYLVTNMAHWDEHGFGLWTLRSKDGAFAGRAGIRHILVDDVDEIEIAYAFKREFWGQGFASEIASALTDIGLSQLALSSLIGVVYVGNGASRRVLEKSHYLLERNTNRHGEDVVIYRIRR
- a CDS encoding DUF2336 domain-containing protein → MNGAKTLLQDLDDAIARGTDESRAKALWHATDILITGRYSDDEISTFGEVIGRLADEIEVAARVQLSEVMSACDHAPFNVIAKLALDDEIEVAGPVLRDSTRIDEKMLVESAMTKGQAHLLAIAQRQSIGEAVTDVLVKRGNQEVVTSVAKNEGARFSGSGLLHMVRRAEGDSILAEQLGLRKDVPRHIFQQLIAKASEDVRRRLETERPEMMAQIQSSVTEVTGDLQSKFGPSSRSYFVAKRVVTTQYRQGNLNQDSISNYARQHRFDEVQIGLSLLSALPVDVIERALMDRNREMILVLCKALDFSWDTTMSLLFLGAKDHLITARELQDNEREYGRLKIETSRSILKFYQSRKNSAGADAGRQPELQVH